The segment TGATCCGGTCCGGACGAGTTCGACGCTTTGCTGTCGCGAAATATGTCACTCGAAATTTTTCCGCAACACGCCGGTCTGGTGGAAGCGGCTGATCCGACGGCTTGATAGCTACCATCCCGCTGCGACGAGGTGGATCCTGATGTCGAGCGGGGAAATCATGATTGTTAAGAAGACCTGGTCCGTTCTGGCTCTGGCCGGTGGAATGTCTGCTGCTGCTATCTTGTCGGCGTCTCCTGCCAGGGCCGACATATCGATAGCCGTTGATCCGGCTCAGGCCAACCTGGTGGCGCCCGTGGTCACTGTAGGAGATGGTCAGGAGGGTTTCGGAGAAGTGGAGCCCACAGTTTTGGACGCCGGGCAGGGCCTGGCTATTCCGAGCGGATTGAACCTCTCCATTCTGTCGACCGGAAGCATCACGATCGGTATTGGCGCGCCGGTTACTGCGGAGACCGTTGTCGGTGGCCCGACGAGTACCTTCGGTGCGGCGTCCAGCGCTCAGGGTGGGTCGACTGGCTCGTTCGATGGAGATGGAACCCAGGGTGGGTCATCCCAAACAACCAGACAGGTTGAGGAAGGCGTGACCATCGATATCTCCACACCGCGGAACCCGGGCGGCAAGGAGACGACTGGGTCGTTCGGTAAGGGTGGCGCTCAGGGTGGGTCGACCGGGTCCTTTGGTAAGGGCGGGTCTCAGGGTGGGTCGACTGGGTCGTTCGGTAAGGGCGGGTCCCAGGGTGGGTCGACTGGGTCGTTCGGTAAGGGTGGCGCTCAGGGTGGGTCGACCGGGTCCTTTGGTAAGGGCGGGTCTCAGGGTGGGTCGACTGGGTCGTTCGGTAAGGGCGGGTCCCAGGGTGGGTCGACTGGGTCGTTCGGTAAGGGTGGCGCTCAGGGTGGGTCGACCGGGTCCTTTGGTAAGGGCGGGTCCCAGGGTGGGTCGACCGGGTCCTTTGGTAAGGGTGGCGCTCAGGGTGGGTCGACTGGGTCGTTCGGTAAGGGCGGGTCCCAGGGTGGGTCCACCGGGTCGTTCGGCAAGGGTGGGTCGACCGGGCCGAACCACGCGGCCGCCGACGGCTTCGCGCCGACCGGGAGCGCTGCCGACACGTCGATCAGTCAACTCCTTCAGGATCTCCTGGAGTTCTCCGCGATTGTTCACTGGCTTGGCTTCTAGAACAGTTCCGAGGATGGTCCACGGAAAAGGTGGGAACCAGGTGCGTCCCAGCGCCAGGTGATTTCGCGCATGCGGACGAGTAGATCCCAGCTGGGTGGACTCATCCTGTTCCGAAGCCATGGCGATGGTTGTTGGGACGGCGGTCGCGATCCACGGCCCGCTGGTGCTGGTCGGTGCGGGTGCAGCGCTGTGATTCGGTGCGGGTCGGCGGACGTGCGTCGACCCGCACCGGCGGACAGCGGTGGATCAGGAGATGCGGGCGATTCCGCCGTACCAGCTGACCTGCGCGTCGGTCGGCCCGTCCGGCGCCGGCTCGGCCCGCCAACGATGGACGATCTGCACCCCGGGCTCGACGAGATCGAGACCTTCGAAGAAGCCCTCGATCTCTTTTCGGGTCCGGGTGGTGAGGGGGATCCCGCGCTGCCGGTAGATCTCGACGAGTCGCCCGGCCTCCTCCGGCGCGACGTCGGCCGTGCAGTGGGTGAGCGCGAGATAGCTGCCCTTGGGCATCGCGTCGAGGTACCGGCGGAGAAGCTCGGTCACCTCGTCGACGTCGGGGAAGAAGTGGAGGATCGCGATCAGGGACAACGCCACCGGGCTGCTCATGTCGAGGGTTTCCCGTACCTCGGGCGAGGCCAGGATCTTCTCCGGTTCGCGCAGGTCGGCGTCCAGGTAGGCGGTGCGGCCTTCGGGCGTGCTGGTGAGCAGTGCACGGGCGTGCGCGAGGACGATCGGGTCGTTGTCGGCGTAGACCACCCGCGACTCGGGGGTGATGCTCTGGGCGACCTCATGCAGATTGGGCGAGGTCGGGATGCCGGTGCCGATGTCCAGGAACTGGCGCAGGCCCACCTCGCCGGCAAGATATCGGGTCGCACGGTGGACGAAGGCGCGGTTCTGCTGGGCGGCGATGCGCAGTGCCGGGAACGCCGTCAGCGCATGTTCAGCGGCTTCCCGGTCGGCCGGGAAGTTGTCCTTGCCACCCAGAAAGAAGTCGTACATGCGAGCGGAATGCGGGACGTCTGTTCGCAGGTCTACCGGCTCGATGTGCTCCTCTGGCCAGCCATACCTGTTCTTGTTGTCGCTCACGTCCCGGCCTCTCTCAGCGTCGTCCGGACATCGGCATGCGCCGTCCCCGCATGCGTCTTGCCGGCGGCTGAGCGGTATCTGCCTGCCGGGTCAGGGAGCAGCGAGATGTTACCGAATTATGGTGGTTCGATCTCAGGGAGTGGCAGGAGGGTCGGCAACGGGACGTGGCGTGGTAGCCCCGCCTGGTGCACGCTCCAGTGGGCGGCGGCCCAGGCGGCTGGCTCCTTTTCCCTGAGTTGAGGAGGATTCGGTCGTGACTGACAACGGTGAAGAGGCCCCCGGCGTCACCCGGACCCGAGGGGCTGCCTGGCGCCTGCTGGACAGGGTGCTGCTCCACGCCCGGGTGGAGTCCGTCGGAATGCTCGCCCGTCGAACGCGGCGCATCGTGCTCACCGGTCCGGCGCTGGCGGATCTCGCCTGGTCACCCGGGCAGAACGTGACCGTGTTCCTCGCCGATCCGACCAGGCTGGCGGGGTGGCGCAATGGCCCACGTGACCTCAAACGCAGCTACTCGGTGTGGGACTACGACCCGTCCGGCCGCATGGAGCTGGCCGTGTACGACCACGGCGGCGAGACCCCTGGGACGTCCTGGGCCCGTCGGGTGGTTCCGGGCGACGAGGTCATCGTCACCCGGCCGGAGGGGCGCCTGGTGGCCCGTCCCGAGGCGGGCGTGCACCTCTTCGTCGGAGAGGACACGGCGGCCGTCTCGTTCGGCGCGATGCTCCGCACGCTGCCCGCGCCGACCCTGGTCCGTGGTGTGATCGAGTGCGATGAGGAGGATGACCGGCTTCCGCTGCCCCGTGCCACGGAGCTGACCTGGGTCCATCGGCGCGGTGCGCCTGCCGCCTCCTCCTCGCTGCTGACCGCGGCGCTCGCCGATCTCGATCTCTCCGGTGGCGAGCCCGGCGCTGCCTACGTGGTCGGTGAGGCTCGCACCTGCCAGGCCGTCCGGCGCCATCTCATCGATGAGCGGGGCTGGCCCCGGCAGCGGGTTCTGGTCAGGGCCTTCTGGACCCCGGGCCGCCGTGGGATGGACTGACCAGTGCCTACGCCGCGGCCGTGGCCAACGGGGCCGCGACCGGCGGAGACTCCTTCCGGATTCCTTTTGCGATCCAGGCAGGCACGGCGTCCGCCCACCCGATCAGGCCGCCCACCCGATCAGGCCGCCCGCCGCGCCGGCCGGTGGCCTGAGCTGGCCGGGCAGGTGGCTGCGGGCCGGCTCATTTCAGGCGGGGGAGCGCCGAGGGCCGTCCAGGGCCGGACCTGCGGCTTCCCGCCGGCGGGCTTGCCCGTGTGAGCCCAGGTAGCCGTGTCGGCGGATCACCTGGAAGGGCCAGCGAAGGGCGCAATGCCGAAGAACTCTGAAGAGTCGACGCCCGGTTGCGTGACGCTTGTGCCGGTGTACGACAGGATGGCCGGGTGCCTCCCCGCCGCTCTGCTGGTCGGCGCGCGATCCCGACCCCGCTCGCGCCGAACACCGCCCCACGTGCCGTTTCGGTGACGCTGCCGACGCGTCCGGGCCCGTCGTCTCAGCAGGCGCTTCCCCTGCCTGTCGACTCCGCTCGTCAGCCTGTGCGCCTGCGTGACCTCCCCACCGTGGTGAGCTGCGGAGGCTGCGACCAGCGCTGGTCCGAGCTGGAGGCCGCGCACTGCCGCGCCTGCCATCAGCTCTGGCCGACAGTGGACGGCTTCGATGACCATCTCGTCGAGTGCCCAGCCTCGCCGGAGATCGCGCCCAGGAAGGCGAAGCGGATTCCCGACCAGCGCCGGAACTCCCCGGAGGCAGCCCAGGAGACGGCCGAGCGTGCCCAGCCGTCGGCGGGGGCCGCGCGGGACGAGTGGAACGTCGCCTGACCGCAGGCCGCTGTCCGCTCCGGCGTTCGTCCCTTCCTTCGCACTGGACGTCGCGCCGGACTTCGTATCGGTGTCCATGTTTGGCGGTCGTTCTCGGTGGATGATGCGGTCATTGGGCGCGACAGCCCGGTGATCGGGTCAGCAAGCTGCTACGTTCCGGCGCGGGAGCGTGCGCGCGCGTTCCGCGATGGTGGGCTCGGAACGGGAGGACGGCATGACCGTGTGCGGGCTGCTGCGGCTGGACGGTGCCGACGTCCGCCGGTCGGAGCTGACCGGAATGCTCGCGGCGTCCTCCATCGGTCTTCCCGCCGCGCGCCGGGTGCATCTGGACGGTTCGTTCGGTGTGGTCACAGCCGCGGATGATGCGGTCGGATCCATGCCACCTGTGCTGGTGGGGCCGGCCGGGCTGGTCATCGTGATCGTCCACCACGGGGCGGGAGCGAGGGTGGTGCGGGTCGGTCGAGCCGGGGGCGCCCGAGCGGCCGCGCCGACGAGCCAGGCAGGCGCCGCCACCGGGCCTTTCCGCACCGCCGGTTCGATCGGTGGCGTCGGGCCGCCGGGGCGGCGTGCCGCTTCGGACGGATCCGATGGCTCCTCGGCCGGCACCGGATCGGTGACTGTGCTGCGTCCCGCCGGCCTGCGCCCGGTAGGCCTGCGTCCCGCGGACGCGGGGGAGTCGCTCCCGGCGGTGGATGCCGCGGATGCCGCGGGCGGTGTGGACGCCGGGGCGCCTTGGCGGGAGCCGACCGGCGACGGTGCCTGGGACGAACGCACTCACGGTGTTCGGGCAGCGGACGCGCTGATGGCCTCGTACCGCGCCGCCGGGCAGCGTGCGCTGGGCACGCTGGACGAGCATCTGTTGGCGATCGTCTGGGAACCCACCCGCCGACGACTGATTGTCAGCCGGGGTGGCCGGCGTGCGGATGACCTGGTGGTCTGGTCCGACGGCCGCTATTTCGCCTTCGGCGCCGAGCCGGGGCAGGTGCTCGCGGTGGGGTCGCTGGGCTCCGTCCGCCCGCGCCGGCTCGCCGCCGGTGAGACCCTGCCGGTGACTGTGGCGACCAGGCTCCGCAGGCCTCCCGCGACCGACTTTCTCCCCCAGGGAGCCGAATCCGCCGTGTTGGACTCTCCCGTCACCTGACCGGCGCGCGCCAGGTGGCGCATTCGTGACCTACGCGGAGGCGGCGCCCCGGCCGGCCCGTACGAGGGTGACGACCTTCCGCTCCGCGACAAAGGACAGGAAGGGGATCGTGCCCGCCAGCATGACGAGAATCGTCCTCTTCGCGGGGAACCGCAGGCGGCTCGCCAGATCGAACGCCGCGGCCAGGTAGATCATGTAAAGCAGCCCATGGATGGGCCCGATGGTCTTCACGACGGCCGGCTCATCCGCCAGATACTTCAGCGGCATGCCGACGACGACCAGAAGAATCAGCACCACGCCGACCACGTAGGCGATGATCCGGTAGCGCAGCAGCGAGGAGCGGACGGCGGCGGGCGTGGACCGCGGCCCGCCCTGTGCGCCGGTCCTGCTGGGCTCGGCCGTGCTCGACCGGGACGTCGCGGGCTCTGAGGATGCCGTCACCGGCGGCCTCCCTTACGGTCGTTGTCCGGGCCGGTGGCGTCGCGTTCGTACAGCGACGCGAGATAGCGGTTGTAGGCGGCGAGCTCGAGGTCCTCTTCGGTCTCCGCCTCCGGGGCGACGGCCGAGACCTGGCCGGGACGTACCTGGGGCAGCGGGGTTACCGTGACGGCACCCGCGGTGCCCTGATGCGGCACGGTCGCCGGAACGGCGGCACCAGCGGCACCGGTGGCACCCGCGACGCTCCCGTCGACGGATGGCGCGGGAGCCTCCGGAGCTATGCGCCCGCCAAGGCCCCACTGGGGGCCGGAGTCCTCTTCGGCGTCCCGTGGATGGAGGTCCTCGGAGACCATCCGCCACCACCAGTAGGCGACGAAGGCCGCGAAGATCGGCCACTCGACGCCGTAGAAGAGGTTCTGCATGCTGCCGTGATCGGACTCACCCTTGGTCCACTGCCAGATGCCCATCCGCAGGAAGAGCCCGATCAGCGCGAGCGCGAGCGCATGGCGGGCGATCCACGACGGGCGGAGCAGAATCCTGCGCACGCAGCCGACGGTACCTGTCCGTCCGCGCGGGCGGGTAGCTCCGGCGATCCGGACGTGGCGGGCGTAGGCACCGGCGATCTGAGGACGGATCGGAAAACGGCCGCGCTGAGCGGCCAAATGGATCACGAGGCCCAATGGATCACAGGACCGTGGAAGTGGTGGTGGGAGGTCCGTGGACGCGTGGAGGGCAGCCCTCCCACCATCCGCGGGGCTCGGTGACCGCGGGCGGATGACGGAAACCGCCGACGGAGATGTGACGTGTGAGCTCCGCGTGCTGGCACCAGGGCGGTAGTGCTCCGGTGCCAGTGTCGGTTCGGCCCGCCCGCCCGGCTGGGGGGGGTTAGCGGGGATCGGGCGGGCCGGAACGACCACCACAACCTGGCGCGGTATGCGGTGGTGCGCTCATATGTCCAGTCGTCCGGGGGCCGTCGGAGGTTGCCGCGGATCGCGGATTTTTTTTCCGTTGTTTTTCGGGGTGACGCCGTGCCCGCCGGGATGGCGCCGTCGGAGGGCGTGGACCTGCCGGCGCCAGTAGCCGGTGCCGGCGTCGACGGTTCTGCTCGGTCGACGGGTCCGCTCGGTCGACGGGTCCGCTCGGCGGTCAGTAGAGGACGGCCGCCGCGAGGGTGAGCATCCGGCTGCCGTCGCTCGCCGTGACGCTGATGGGTGTCGATCCCGCAGCACGAGGAAGCCACACGGAGAGCACGGCGTCGGCGTCGCCGTTGGCTTTGGCGCCATGCGTGGAGCCCAGGGCCACCCGATGGGACTCGGCATCCCGGCCGTCCCCGACGACCACGGTGAACGCGGCGTTCGGCCCCCCGAGATACAGGTCGAGGCGTCGGGGACCCGATCGTGCGTCGATGCTCAGCCGAAACCGGGAGGTGGCGAGGCGGTCGTTGTCGCCCGTGCCGGACGCGAGCGGCCGGCCACCCGTCCACGAGAAGCTGTTCCGAAAGCTGCCGGCCGCGGTGGCCGCGGCCAGGCGGCTGGTGTCGATGCTCGCGGCCGGACGGGCGGCGCGGGTCTGCACGCCTGCGTTGAACAGCACCCAGTCGAGGCAGCCATGTGCTGGCAGGGTCGTCCGCTCGCTGGCACCGAACACCCGAGCGGAGGCGGAGCTGCCGGCGGACTCGCGCGTGGACGCATCGCGATCGTGCCCCGTGCCGGACGAGTCCCCGAACCGGTGGTAGGAGGAGTCGTCGCCGTCGCGGCCCTGCGTTCCGGTTGAGGAGTCACGGTCTTGTTGCTGGCCATGCTGACGGTCCGAAGCACCGCCTCCCCAGCCGGAGCCGCCTCCCCAGCCGGAGCCGGATGCCGAGCCCGTCATCCCACGCGCCGTTCCGCGCACCGTGCCAGGCTTCGTCGCACCGATGCTCCCGTTGGATTGTTCCCCCGGGGGCGGGCTGGCAGCGTTGGTGGTCGGCGTCGGCACCGGCGGAGTCCGGGTCGGACCGGCGGACTCGGCGAGCTGTTCCGACGGCCGCACGATGCCCTTGGTCGGCCGGGGTTCGGTGGTGGGTGCGGTGGGAGTCCGGGTTGCCGGGTGCGATGAGACGGTCACGGTGCCCAGGTCGGTGTTGCTGTGCGTGAGCACACTGCTCAGCAGGAACACCCCGACGATCGACGCGGCGCCGGCACCGGCGAGGAGCGGCAGGCGGCCTCGGCCTCGGCCTCGGTCTCGGTCCTGGGCTGGGCGTGGCCGTGGTCGGACCCCGCCCGGCCGTTTCGTCAGCAGGTCGCGGCGCCCGGACGTCGACCGAGGGGTCCACGTGGCGGACCGACTGTCGACCGTGCGGTCCGTGCCGGGCGTGTCGTCGGTCGAGCTGGTCCCGGCCGTGGCGGACGCGCCGGCCGCGGGCAGCGCGGGTTCCGTGGTGAGCAGGCCTCCTGCCTGGAGGCGGGCGCGGATTCGCTCCGTGTTCGGATCGTGGCTTGCGAGTTCGCGGGCGAACAGAGCCCGCAGTGTGCTGGGGAAATCGTCAGCGGGCGCGGATTCGGGGCGCGCGGCGTTCCCGGCAGCTCCGGCCTTCCTGGCGGCTCCGGCGTTCCTGGCAGGCCCGGTGTTCTCGGTGGGCCTGTGCACGCCGCCGAGAACGCCCGACGGCTCGTTGGTGGAAGCTGGGCGCGTGTCGGGGATGTCGCTCCCAGGGGTGTGCTCGTCCGTCTGGGAGCGAGCCGAGCGTCTCGTGAAACGATCACGGAACATGACATGCCCATTATGCGAGTACCGGGGGTTACCCGTGAACGCGCACTGTCGCACGCGCCCGTTCATACGGCCTCCACGATCAGGAAATCCGGGTGGGAGCGGTGACATCGCGGGTGGCGTGACCCCCGTGTCAGCTCAGCTCTCACTGCCCCGGAGCCGGCCGTGCGCCTCGCCTTCCCGTAGCCGGTTCAACGCTGACCGCGCGGCGGCCGCCGGATCCACCGCGCCACCGACGCGACGCCGGGAGCGTGGGGCACCGCCACGGCGGGCGGCTGCTGAACGAGTGGTGGGTGGCTCCTGCTGGGGCACGGATCTGCCCGCTTCGTGGGGTGGGCTCAGGTCTGGCCGCGCGCCGAGCAGCCGTTCCAGCTCGGTCACGGCCTTGGAGGTCTGGCTCTTGACCGTGCCGACCGAAACTCCGAGGATCCGCGCGGTTTCCGCTTCGGAAAGATCGAACGCGTAGCGCAACACCACGCAGGCCCGTTTGCGTGCGGGCAGGGCCATCAACGCGGCACGTAGATCGACCGCGGCCGGTAGATCGGCGTGCTCACGCGCCTGTCCGGCGTGATCGCCCATCATGCCGAGTACCGCGAGGCCGCGGCGTTCTCTGATCATCCGGCGTAGCCGGCTCGTCGCGAGGTTCGCGAGGATGCGCCGGACATAGGCGATCGGGCTGTCCGCCGCGCTGACCCGATCCCAGCGGGACCAGGCCGCGGTGAGCGCGTCGGCGGTCAGGTCGTCGGCGACATCGCGGTCGCCGGTGAGCAGGTAGGCGAAGCGTGACAGCTCACGGTGGTGGTTCTCGAAGAAGATCTGGAACTCGTGCCGTGCGTTCGGCTGGCCGGCCAGGTGGTCCGAGCCGTCCGCCGGGTGCTCTGGGAGAGGTTCCGGCTCCTCGGTGTCGCCGCCCCACCGGGTGACCACGTCGCTGCTCGTTGCCAGGAGCTCCGCTTCCCAGTCCGGCGGGGCCGCTTCGAGTGGCACCGCCTCCAGCAGCGCGGGATCCAGCAACGTCGGATCCCACCGGGGTCGGCGATCGGTGCGCAGCCGAGGGGAATGGGCGCCGAGTTCCGCGACGCTGTCCACACTCACCAGGCACACTCCCGAGGCTTGTCTGGGCGATCCCGTGTGCCCTTGTAGCGGTAGCACGGTGCTGGCGGCGCGGTTGTGTTAACCGGCGCGATAACACCGCACTATTGGACGGTACTCCGCGCTGGAAGTATCGCGAAAGGGGTTGAAGGCGACTAAATCGTGTCACTGGGATGTTGTCGGCCGCGTCGGTCCGTTCAATCACTCCGGCACTGTCCTCGTGGCGCCCGTGATGGGCTGAACTTTCGTGTTTCGTGTCCTGATGTCGTGACGGATGTGCGTGGCCCGGTACCTGACCGGAACGGTGCAGGCTCGCTGGGCGGGTACGCGTGGAACGGGCCGCGGGCAGCCGTCAGCGGGGTCGCGGTACGGCGGTGCACGGCACGGGCCGGGGCGGTACGCCCGCGATGTTCCCCGCGACGGGATGCGGGGTAGGCGAGCGGTATGGCCCCGCTGACTGACGCAGTGCCGCCGGACACAGCCCCGCCGGGCGCAGTGCCGCCGGACACAGTGCCCCCTGACCCCGCCGCGGCCGGAGGCCTCGCCTCACGTGCCGTGGGGCCGCGCGTCGCGTGCCGGCCGATGGTCGCGTGCCGGCCGATGGCAGTGGCCGCGGCGGTCCCGCGGCGTCCCGACAGCCCACCCCCGCTCGACCCACCCCCGCTCGACCCGGACGCGCCCATTCCGGACGATCCGGGCCCGCTGCTTCCCGACAGCCCGGATCTTCCGCCGGCGCCCCACGAGCCGTCCCCCTACACGCCCCCGGTCCCCGAGCGGCCGGAGCCGGAGCCGGAGCCCGTCTGAGCGCGAGTGTGCCGGGCCGGGCATGCCCCGCGCCGTACAGTGACCTTCGTGCATGCGGTGACAGTGAGCGCGCCCGGTGGCCCTGACGTCATGACCTGGGCGGAGGTGCCCGATCTTCCTTCGCCGGGGCCGGGCGAGGTCACGCTCGACGTCGTGGCCACCGCGGTCAACCGTGCGGACCTGCTGCAGCGGCAGGGTTTCTACCCTCCTCCGCCCGGCGAGAGCGACATCATCGGCCTGGAGTGCTCGGGCCGAGTAGCCGTGGTGGGCCCCGGTGTCGAAGGGTTCGCGCCGGGCGACGAGGTGTGTGCCCTGCTCGCCGGCGGGGGGTATGCGACCCGGGTGAACGTCCCGGCGGGCCAGCTTCTGCCGGTTCCCGCCGGCGTGAGCCTCGTCGACGCCGCGGGCCTGCCGGAAGTGGCCTGCACTGTGTACTCGACGGTCTTCGAACGTGCGGAGCTGGCGGACGGTGAGGTCTTCCTCGTCCACGGTGGTGCGTCCGGGATCGGGACCTTCGCGATCCAGGCGGTGCGGGCGCTGCGCCCGGCC is part of the Parafrankia irregularis genome and harbors:
- a CDS encoding SigE family RNA polymerase sigma factor codes for the protein MSVDSVAELGAHSPRLRTDRRPRWDPTLLDPALLEAVPLEAAPPDWEAELLATSSDVVTRWGGDTEEPEPLPEHPADGSDHLAGQPNARHEFQIFFENHHRELSRFAYLLTGDRDVADDLTADALTAAWSRWDRVSAADSPIAYVRRILANLATSRLRRMIRERRGLAVLGMMGDHAGQAREHADLPAAVDLRAALMALPARKRACVVLRYAFDLSEAETARILGVSVGTVKSQTSKAVTELERLLGARPDLSPPHEAGRSVPQQEPPTTRSAAARRGGAPRSRRRVGGAVDPAAAARSALNRLREGEAHGRLRGSES
- a CDS encoding NAD(P)H-quinone oxidoreductase, yielding MHAVTVSAPGGPDVMTWAEVPDLPSPGPGEVTLDVVATAVNRADLLQRQGFYPPPPGESDIIGLECSGRVAVVGPGVEGFAPGDEVCALLAGGGYATRVNVPAGQLLPVPAGVSLVDAAGLPEVACTVYSTVFERAELADGEVFLVHGGASGIGTFAIQAVRALRPAAVIAATAGSAEKLARCRELGANITISYRDEDFVARVREETGGHGADVILDNMGASYLERNVSLLAPDGRLVVIGLQGGIKGTLNLSALLPKRGSVHALSLRNRPAGQKARIVAGVRQHVWPLVAEGRIQPVIDRVLPISDVQAAHRIVEELGHVGKVILNVGG
- a CDS encoding FDXHR family putative zinc-binding protein, whose amino-acid sequence is MTLPTRPGPSSQQALPLPVDSARQPVRLRDLPTVVSCGGCDQRWSELEAAHCRACHQLWPTVDGFDDHLVECPASPEIAPRKAKRIPDQRRNSPEAAQETAERAQPSAGAARDEWNVA
- a CDS encoding siderophore-interacting protein yields the protein MTDNGEEAPGVTRTRGAAWRLLDRVLLHARVESVGMLARRTRRIVLTGPALADLAWSPGQNVTVFLADPTRLAGWRNGPRDLKRSYSVWDYDPSGRMELAVYDHGGETPGTSWARRVVPGDEVIVTRPEGRLVARPEAGVHLFVGEDTAAVSFGAMLRTLPAPTLVRGVIECDEEDDRLPLPRATELTWVHRRGAPAASSSLLTAALADLDLSGGEPGAAYVVGEARTCQAVRRHLIDERGWPRQRVLVRAFWTPGRRGMD
- a CDS encoding SAM-dependent methyltransferase → MSDNKNRYGWPEEHIEPVDLRTDVPHSARMYDFFLGGKDNFPADREAAEHALTAFPALRIAAQQNRAFVHRATRYLAGEVGLRQFLDIGTGIPTSPNLHEVAQSITPESRVVYADNDPIVLAHARALLTSTPEGRTAYLDADLREPEKILASPEVRETLDMSSPVALSLIAILHFFPDVDEVTELLRRYLDAMPKGSYLALTHCTADVAPEEAGRLVEIYRQRGIPLTTRTRKEIEGFFEGLDLVEPGVQIVHRWRAEPAPDGPTDAQVSWYGGIARIS
- a CDS encoding DUF3817 domain-containing protein, with protein sequence MTASSEPATSRSSTAEPSRTGAQGGPRSTPAAVRSSLLRYRIIAYVVGVVLILLVVVGMPLKYLADEPAVVKTIGPIHGLLYMIYLAAAFDLASRLRFPAKRTILVMLAGTIPFLSFVAERKVVTLVRAGRGAASA